The genomic interval gacaaaaattttaaaaacatgtggttcagttatggtacagttcaaataaccatatgagtgAGGTatatatttcgaaattacagacaggcacgtcaattttatttattagtatggatttgtattGTTTCAGATGAAGAGTTTGCATCTGAGGTCGTTGATTTGCGTATGAAAGCAGCAGACTTTGACCTGATCAAAGTAATTGGTCGAGGGGCATTTGGTGAAGTACAGCTAGTCAGATATAAATCTACTCGTCAGGTATTCGCTATGAAACTCCTAAGTAAAGttgaaatgataaaaagatCTGACTCCACATTTTTTTGGGAAGAGAGGCATATAATGGCACATGCTAACTCTGAATGGATCCTCAAACTTCACTTTGCATTTCAAGATCAAAAATACCTTTATATGGTCATGGATTACATGCCTGGTGGTGATCTCGTTAATCTCATGTCTAATTATGACATACCTGAAAAATGGGCAAAATTTTATACAATGGAAATTGTTCTTGCACTAGATGTTATCCATGGAATGGGGTTTGTTCACCGAGATGTGAAACCTGACAATATGTTAATTGACAAATATGGCCATTTGAAATTAGCAGATTTTGGCACATGTATGAGGATGGGCCCCGATGGTCTTGTGCGTGCTAGCAATGCAGTAGGTACGCCAGATTACATTTCTCCTGAGGTGTTACAGTCGCAAAATGGAGAAGGTGTATACGGTAGAGAATGTGATTGGTGGGCTGTGggaatatttttatatgaaatgtTAATTGGTGATCCACCATTTTATGCAGATAGCTTGGTAGGAACTTACGGTAAGATTATGGATCATAGAAATTCTTTACAATTTCCTGATGATGTGGAAATTTCTAAAGAAGCAAAATCACTAATTAGAGGTTTGCTAACGGATAGAGTGAAACGACTTGGAAAAAATAGTGTAGACGAAATTAAACAGCATCCTTTCTTTTTCAATGACCAGTGGAGTTTTGATAATCTAAGAGATTCTGTGCCTCCAGTTGTACCCGAATTATCAAGTGATGATGACACTAGGAACTTTGATGATAACATTGAAAAATCAGATGCTTTAGATGAAGCTTTTCCAGACCCCAAAGCCTTTGTCGGTAATCATTTACCATTTGTGGGATTTACATATAATGGCGATTATCAACTTTGTGGACGGAAAATGAAGCCGTCTGATGTTGTAGATACTATATCTAATAACCATATTAATAATGTGGGCTCGGAAGCAATATTGCAATTAGAAAAATTATTGGAGAGAGAAAGGGATGCGAGACGTAAATTTGAAGATAGAGAAGTAATTCTTTGTGCTCAATTAGAAGAATTGTCTCAAAGAGAAAGtagaagtaaaaaaattattgccGATACAGATAAAGAGTTGGCTCTTCTAAAACACGATCTGAGAGAAATACAACGCAAAGCGGAAATAGAGGCAGATGCCAGGAGGAAAGTGGAATTCAACTATAGTGATGTCAAGCGTCGCTTAGAGGAAGAGCAGAGTAAACGAGTGAAGGAAATGAATAATTTACAAATCTATAATGAAAAGATAAATGCTTTAGAAAAGCAGTTAACAGAAATGCGTGAGAAACTCAAACAAGAATCAGAGGCAGCCGCCAAATCTAGAAAACAGGCAGCCGAACTTAGCGCCGCCCAAGCCGCGGCCGCCGCAGTGAGCGACGGCACTGTGTCCAGCTTGCGTGCGCAGAGAGACGCTCTCGAAAGAGAATGTGGCACTTTGTCCGAGGAACTGGGAACAGCAAAAGCAGCCAAACAGAGAGCTGAAGCATCAGTAGCTGAAGCAAACAGTCGGTTGAATGCTGCCCATGCTGAACTAGAAAGATCATCAACAAGATTAGGGCAAATAATGACGGATAACCGGCAGCTATCAGAAAGAGTTTCTTCTTTGGAAAAGGAATGCGCTTCAATGGCTCACGATCTGAGAGCTTCTCAACACTTGTACCAACAAGAAGTGAGGGCACATCAGGAGACACAGCGATCACAGATGTTGTCTAAACAGGAAGCAAACTTAGAAGTTGTTAAGGGTGAGctacttttatttaaatgtaatataCCAGTATGTATTAGATAATATTAGAAAATGTATCTTATCAATTTTTCTATCAATGCTAAGTAGTTCCAAATGTTGATATGTTCCTATatcatgtttaatattttgcaTGCCTCAGGAACATTGGAAAAAATCTTAACAGGTTTGTCCATTATGCTAATAAAACATTGTACTTAAGTAGTTTATGGGTTACAAATATATTGCTATGACCCTCTTCTATTTTAGTTTCTTGCAATAAGTAAGTCTGTAATTTCTTAAAAGCCTTAACATAATTACaatcaaattaatataaaatacatcTGATGAATGATTCATGCAGTTTGTATGTTCATTGATAACCTATTCTACAGCATTACAAGGCAAATTAAATGAAGAGAAACAAGGCCGTCAGCGAGCGGAGTCAGCATCTCAGGAGAAAGATCGTCAAATGTCGATGCTGAGCGTTGACTACCGACAGATGCAACAGCGGTTACAAAAATTGGAAGGTGAACATCGGCAAGAAAGTGAAAAGGTAAGTctaatattgattttaattgtGCTTTGAACAGATAGAAAGTGAATGTGTTTAGATTCAGTAGTAATGTCGTATATGCATAAAAGTTGTCTACTGCAAGTTGCACAGTGATgcatagtaggtacaataaaatgtAATCTGAATTCAATATGCTGGAGTCCATACACATCTGGCAAGGCTCGCATAATGCATGCATTTTGCATGCTTGCAGATTGCGCGCATGCAGTTCAGTTCGCTCCGTTATCTCAGTTGTGAAGTCGTTTTTGATAAGGTCGGAAAGTAACACGGCTGCCATCGGTCGGCTATTTTAAAAGGTAAAGAGAACCTTTGAAAAACGTTGcgtttcacaaaaaaaaattgccagaTCTTTTTTCACGCACGTGCAAACTGCGGGaccttcggcggtgttcccagtAGACTTCGACATACTTAGCTAGCGCAGTTCTCGTGCGGCGCGTTAATTGCGTGCGTGCGGTGCAAGCCTTTCACAAACAGACGTATTCGCCAGATGGTATGGTATCCTTCAACTCGGTGGTTACCATGAAATAGTGGCATGAGATGTGTTTGCAGGTAGTGGGATTGCAAGCCGCGCTGGAGCAggagcgcgcggcgcggctggcgGCGAGCGCGGAGACGGCGGCGGCGGAGGCGGCGAGTCGCGCGGCGCACGCGGAGCGCGAGGCGCGCTCGCGGGACCTCATGTCGGTGCGCGCGGCGCTGCACGACGCCTCCGAGAAGCTGGCCGCGGCCGCCGCCGAGCGCGATATGCACTACGCTAGGGTAAGTCACATTAGTATTACCGGCTCGTATCGTGTCTTCGTTGCTCAGCTTTTAAGATATAAAGTGTGAAGAAGAACGAAGTAATTCGCCAAAGAACTAAAGTGACCGACAGCATTCAATGCTAGCACGTCAAAGTGGAAGTGGGCTGGTCGTATATACTGAATACAAATTAGGTATATGTGACCAGGCTACATGGATTGGAAAGGACCATTTTATAAAACGTCTCAATCTAAGACTGAGTGGCTGATATAATAATCAATGTTAATTTTACTGCTGGGTTTACTTGAAATTTTGTATGCTCATTCACTTCAATTCTGAAACTATCGATTGCCGCCCCACTACTGtgtctcctatcagaatgagagTGGTGTAGGCCATAAATTACCATGCTGGCCTTGCCCAAGTgcacattggcagacttcatacacctttgaggaGATTATGAGAACATGATTATTAGAATTcccagacatgcaggtttcctcacgagcGACGCGCGTCTTTTTTATTCATCGTTCTGCTAGTAAG from Maniola jurtina chromosome 1, ilManJurt1.1, whole genome shotgun sequence carries:
- the LOC123865264 gene encoding rho-associated protein kinase 2 yields the protein MEAVKDEERLRRLRALEEKLCDPRSTGNVDCLLDTVTALISDCDHPAIRRMKNVEAYTSRYEEFASEVVDLRMKAADFDLIKVIGRGAFGEVQLVRYKSTRQVFAMKLLSKVEMIKRSDSTFFWEERHIMAHANSEWILKLHFAFQDQKYLYMVMDYMPGGDLVNLMSNYDIPEKWAKFYTMEIVLALDVIHGMGFVHRDVKPDNMLIDKYGHLKLADFGTCMRMGPDGLVRASNAVGTPDYISPEVLQSQNGEGVYGRECDWWAVGIFLYEMLIGDPPFYADSLVGTYGKIMDHRNSLQFPDDVEISKEAKSLIRGLLTDRVKRLGKNSVDEIKQHPFFFNDQWSFDNLRDSVPPVVPELSSDDDTRNFDDNIEKSDALDEAFPDPKAFVGNHLPFVGFTYNGDYQLCGRKMKPSDVVDTISNNHINNVGSEAILQLEKLLERERDARRKFEDREVILCAQLEELSQRESRSKKIIADTDKELALLKHDLREIQRKAEIEADARRKVEFNYSDVKRRLEEEQSKRVKEMNNLQIYNEKINALEKQLTEMREKLKQESEAAAKSRKQAAELSAAQAAAAAVSDGTVSSLRAQRDALERECGTLSEELGTAKAAKQRAEASVAEANSRLNAAHAELERSSTRLGQIMTDNRQLSERVSSLEKECASMAHDLRASQHLYQQEVRAHQETQRSQMLSKQEANLEVVKALQGKLNEEKQGRQRAESASQEKDRQMSMLSVDYRQMQQRLQKLEGEHRQESEKVVGLQAALEQERAARLAASAETAAAEAASRAAHAEREARSRDLMSVRAALHDASEKLAAAAAERDMHYARSEELRSQLENEQHYCVVYRTQASEARAQLEESSRATRDLEQERASLMHQLQLAIARADSEAIARSIAEETVGELEKEKTMKELEMRDALAQHRSELAARDALVQGLRDRDHENRATIDLQRKEVDELRRSGTALAERVATLQRFQEEVDRLNKKLNSEIMLKQQAVNKLAEIMNRKDMNPASTKNKSKMSVRKDKDYRKLQQELTREKEKSDQHIAKLQRDLQDSQQQLLEEQQTRLRLAMEVDSKDVEIEQLKEKLAALTSETASQSSADAEDGETEQTLEGWLSVPFKQNIRRHGWKKQYVVVSSKKIIFYNSENDKQNTTDPVMILDLSKVFHVRSVTQGDVIRADAKDIPRIFQLLYAGEGEARRPGDAQDLPPDAADHAGNTVQHKGHDLVSITYHIPTACEVCTRPLWHMFRPPQAYECRRCRMKIHAEHVSEGEGVAACKLHADRARELLLLAPGAPEQRRWVARLARRVQRYGYRAAHTNHDHTKLSPRDSMRSNLKVAYMNASQRSSTLPANASLPRQ